From one Sparus aurata chromosome 16, fSpaAur1.1, whole genome shotgun sequence genomic stretch:
- the LOC115566333 gene encoding uncharacterized protein LOC115566333, with the protein MRERDFMPNMERGKPATYTGDKKAKMAAKTNKKWVRLATVFAYVLSVSLAAIILAIYYSLIWKPTSASSSAGKPGVLGEVTPVANISTNISTSISNGTELNSTQTSLNETMQGTTLHSRALQWDDRAERVAVSPRGAGAEIAHTQPEEGLYASSHGHTSAEVSDTLARQARSSQPRASHYTPSSTRESGAASNEDEDEREARRRDDAATGDRATGPPTPATRGD; encoded by the coding sequence ATGAGAGAGCGGGACTTCATGCCCAATATGGAGCGGGGCAAACCTGCTACTTACACGGGGGACAAAAAGGCTAAGATGGCTGCTAAGACGAACAAGAAGTGGGTGAGATTAGCCACTGTTTTTGCATATGTGTTGTCCGTGTCCTTAGCAGCCATTATCCTGGCAATTTACTACAGCCTGATCTGGAAACCGACCAGCGCATCCTCTTCCGCGGGGAAGCCTGGAGTGCTCGGCGAGGTCACCCCCGTCGCAAACATCTCAACTAATATTTCCACGAGCATCAGCAATGGCACGGAGTTGAACTCTACACAGACATCTCTCAACGAGACCATGCAGGGCACAACCCTGCACAGTCGGGCGCTTCAGTGGGACGACAGAGCCGAGAGAGTGGCCGTGTCTCCGCGCGGTGCCGGAGCAGAGATTGCGCACACGCAGCCGGAGGAAGGACTGTACGCGTCTTCCCACGGTCACACAAGCGCGGAGGTATCGGACACTTTGGCTCGGCAGGCGCGCTCGTCTCAACCCCGGGCGAGCCACTACACCCCGTCAAGCACCAGGGAGTCCGGCGCCGCGTCCaacgaggacgaggacgagaGGGAGGCGCGCAGACGGGACGACGCGGCGACAGGCGACCGCGCCACCGGTCCTCCGACCCCCGCGACGAGAGGAGACTGA